In one Epinephelus moara isolate mb chromosome 6, YSFRI_EMoa_1.0, whole genome shotgun sequence genomic region, the following are encoded:
- the clk2b gene encoding dual specificity protein kinase CLK2b isoform X2, whose product MGKTEMYSLFKGFLDCIGLCLSRSSPKAAADNERDTENGHLIYKSGDVLEDRYEIVDTLGEGTFGKVVQCLDHSSFLTHRGGGQIALKIIKNLEKYREAAKLEINVLKKISERDPAKRHHCVQMLDWFNYYGHVCISFELLSLSTFDFLKANSFLPYPINQIRHMAHQICHAVSFLHDNKLTHTDLKPENILFVNSDYSLIYNAEKKCSERRINDTTVRLVDFGSATFDHEHHSTVISTRHYRAPEVILELGWSHPCDVWSIGCILFEYYQGFTLFQTHDNKEHLAMMERIQGPVPQRMIQRSRKQKYFHRGRLDWNECSKAGRYVKAKCKPLRKYLLSHGTEHHHFFYLLERMLEYEPSTRISLSSVLRHPFFLPLHHSGRSKVWRNSCDMSR is encoded by the exons ATGGGCAAGACAGAGATGTACTCTCTGTTTAAGGGTTTCCTGGACTGTATtggtctctgcctctct CGGAGCAGCCCCAAGGCTGCAGCCGACAATGAGAGGGACACTGAGAATGGCCACCTGATCTACAAAAGTGGGGACGTCCTCGAAGACAGAT ATGAGATAGTCGACACATTAGGTGAGGGGACTTTTGGGAAGGTGGTGCAATGTTTGGACCACAGCAG ttttctaacacacagaggaggaggtcagATCGCTCTGAAGATCATTAAGAACTTGGAGAAATACAGAGAAGCAGCCAAACTGGAAATCAACGTCCTGAAGAAGATCAGCGAGAGAGATCCTGCCAAAAGACA TCACTGCGTGCAGATGCTGGATTGGTTTAACTACTACGGCCACGTGTGCATCTCTTTTGAGCTGCTGTCTCTCAGCACCTTTGACTTCTTGAAAGCAAACAGCTTCCTGCCTTATCCCATTAACCAGATCCGACACATGGCTCACCAGATCTGCCACGCTGTCAGCT TTCTCCATGACAACAAGCTGACTCACACCGACCTGAAGCCCGAGAACATCCTCTTTGTCAATTCAGACTATTCCCTCATATACAACGCTGAAAAG AAGTGCAGTGAGCGGAGAATAAATGACACCACAGTTCGGCTTGTTGACTTTGGCAGCGCCACCTTTGACCACGAACACCACTCCACCGTCATCTCTACACGTCACTACCGAGCTCCAGAGGTCATACTGG AGTTGGGTTGGAGTCACCCGTGTGATGTGTGGAGCATCGGCTGCATCCTGTTCGAATACTACCAAGGTTTCACGCTGTTTCAG ACTCATGATAATAAGGAGCATCTTGCTATGATGGAGAGAATACAGGGACCAGTTCCTCAGAGAATGATCCAGAGGAGCAG aaAGCAGAAGTATTTCCACCGTGGGCGTCTGGACTGGAATGAGTGCTCCAAGGCTGGACGTTATGTGAAAGCCAAGTGCAAACCACTGAGG aagtACTTGTTATCACATGGGACAGAACACCACCATTTTTTTTACCTCCTGGAGAGGATGCTGGAGTACGAGCCTTCGACACGGatctctctttcctctgttcTGCGTCACCCCTTCTTCCTGCCTCTTCATCACTCAGGACGGAGTAAAGTCTGGAGGAACAGCTGTGACATGAGCAGATGA
- the clk2b gene encoding dual specificity protein kinase CLK2b isoform X1: MGKTEMYSLFKGFLDCIGLCLSRSSPKAAADNERDTENGHLIYKSGDVLEDRYEIVDTLGEGTFGKVVQCLDHSRGGGQIALKIIKNLEKYREAAKLEINVLKKISERDPAKRHHCVQMLDWFNYYGHVCISFELLSLSTFDFLKANSFLPYPINQIRHMAHQICHAVSFLHDNKLTHTDLKPENILFVNSDYSLIYNAEKKCSERRINDTTVRLVDFGSATFDHEHHSTVISTRHYRAPEVILELGWSHPCDVWSIGCILFEYYQGFTLFQTHDNKEHLAMMERIQGPVPQRMIQRSRKQKYFHRGRLDWNECSKAGRYVKAKCKPLRKYLLSHGTEHHHFFYLLERMLEYEPSTRISLSSVLRHPFFLPLHHSGRSKVWRNSCDMSR; encoded by the exons ATGGGCAAGACAGAGATGTACTCTCTGTTTAAGGGTTTCCTGGACTGTATtggtctctgcctctct CGGAGCAGCCCCAAGGCTGCAGCCGACAATGAGAGGGACACTGAGAATGGCCACCTGATCTACAAAAGTGGGGACGTCCTCGAAGACAGAT ATGAGATAGTCGACACATTAGGTGAGGGGACTTTTGGGAAGGTGGTGCAATGTTTGGACCACAGCAG aggaggaggtcagATCGCTCTGAAGATCATTAAGAACTTGGAGAAATACAGAGAAGCAGCCAAACTGGAAATCAACGTCCTGAAGAAGATCAGCGAGAGAGATCCTGCCAAAAGACA TCACTGCGTGCAGATGCTGGATTGGTTTAACTACTACGGCCACGTGTGCATCTCTTTTGAGCTGCTGTCTCTCAGCACCTTTGACTTCTTGAAAGCAAACAGCTTCCTGCCTTATCCCATTAACCAGATCCGACACATGGCTCACCAGATCTGCCACGCTGTCAGCT TTCTCCATGACAACAAGCTGACTCACACCGACCTGAAGCCCGAGAACATCCTCTTTGTCAATTCAGACTATTCCCTCATATACAACGCTGAAAAG AAGTGCAGTGAGCGGAGAATAAATGACACCACAGTTCGGCTTGTTGACTTTGGCAGCGCCACCTTTGACCACGAACACCACTCCACCGTCATCTCTACACGTCACTACCGAGCTCCAGAGGTCATACTGG AGTTGGGTTGGAGTCACCCGTGTGATGTGTGGAGCATCGGCTGCATCCTGTTCGAATACTACCAAGGTTTCACGCTGTTTCAG ACTCATGATAATAAGGAGCATCTTGCTATGATGGAGAGAATACAGGGACCAGTTCCTCAGAGAATGATCCAGAGGAGCAG aaAGCAGAAGTATTTCCACCGTGGGCGTCTGGACTGGAATGAGTGCTCCAAGGCTGGACGTTATGTGAAAGCCAAGTGCAAACCACTGAGG aagtACTTGTTATCACATGGGACAGAACACCACCATTTTTTTTACCTCCTGGAGAGGATGCTGGAGTACGAGCCTTCGACACGGatctctctttcctctgttcTGCGTCACCCCTTCTTCCTGCCTCTTCATCACTCAGGACGGAGTAAAGTCTGGAGGAACAGCTGTGACATGAGCAGATGA